ACCGGGGCCAGGAGATGGTCCGGCCGCCGGGCACGAGGACGAACAGGTAGTCGTCCACGCCCCGCCGCACGACCAGCGACTTGAGGATCTGGTCCGGCTCCAGGCCACGTGCGGCCGCCGCCTCCGCCAGGGAACGCACCGGCCCGTGCCGGGTGATCCGGCTCGGCACGCCCGCGGCCTCCAGCGCCTCGCGGGCGCGCCGTTCCGGCTCGGTCTCGGTGGTCATCCGTCCTCCCGCAGCACCCGGTCGGCGAGCTCCCGGACGTCGGGGTCGTCGTCGTGCTCCGTGCGTTCCGTGCGCCAGTACTCGGCGCCGTCGCGCGTCCGTGAGACGAGCCCGAGGTCCACCATCGCGCGGCGCAGGCCCACCGGGTCCCGCGCGAGGACGGCCAGCCGGTCGGTGAGCTCCCGCTCCGTCACCGGGTCGAGCAGCCGCGGCAGGGCGATGGTGGCGAGGTAGCGGGTCACGGCGACCTTGTCCCGCCACCGGCGGGGCGTGCGCTCCAGCCGGCCGTCGGAGAGGAACCGTCGGGGGTCGCCGACGGGGGCGCCCTCGGTCACTCTCCCTCGCCCGTGCCGTCCTCGACGTCGTCGCCGTCGGACTCCGACCGGCCGGCCGTCGTGCCCGCCGTGACGTCGCCGGTGCTGCCGGTGCCGTCGTCCGGGTCACCGGTGTCGCTCGGCGACGGCG
This Isoptericola jiangsuensis DNA region includes the following protein-coding sequences:
- a CDS encoding DUF2087 domain-containing protein; translation: MTEGAPVGDPRRFLSDGRLERTPRRWRDKVAVTRYLATIALPRLLDPVTERELTDRLAVLARDPVGLRRAMVDLGLVSRTRDGAEYWRTERTEHDDDPDVRELADRVLREDG